Genomic window (Candidatus Desulfarcum epimagneticum):
TTTTGCTTCTTCAAGATTTTTGGGTAAATTCTTAGGACGATATTTGACCAGTTTTATTGAACCAGGCAAACCTTTTTTTGCATTTTCTGAATACCAACTTTTTGTGACTTTTGTAACTAAAATGTCACACTTCCCATGATTCTGGGTAAAATAAGCATGGTGAAACCATGTGCCGGCTTTGAATCTGTCGGTTTTATTTACTGATTGTGTTGCACATCCCAAAAAACAAAAAATTATTGCAAATAAAATTATTTTTTTCATCGGTGGCTCCTACATTCATTAGGGTTTCCTGAACAAGTTAAAAATCAGAGAATAAAAACTTTCCAAAAGGACTCAGGTTGTCACATATAGCGCCGCCGGCCTTTTGCCTCCTGAATTCCGGGGCCTGAGCGCATATTCAAGCTCATTTTTAAAGTGAAAACGAAACAAAAAAGAGCGTCTTTAAGTCACTTTTCGATCATGTTAAGGATACAATTCAATGGCTTCCCTGACGCGTTCCATCAATACGTCCAGGGATTTGGCCTGGGTATGGCATCCCTTTAACTCCGGAACTGTGGCGATATAAAAATTTTCCGTGTCTTTTTC
Coding sequences:
- a CDS encoding exported hypothetical protein (Evidence 5 : Unknown function) — protein: MKKIILFAIIFCFLGCATQSVNKTDRFKAGTWFHHAYFTQNHGKCDILVTKVTKSWYSENAKKGLPGSIKLVKYRPKNLPKNLEEAKQQKNNFEESIDSRKQIESITYDVDFTLKGGEEAKAVINFLTNEGIDDVIHSSFSWEYEVLTPNCNMSGNTFEKRSSSVYK
- a CDS encoding conserved hypothetical protein (Evidence 4 : Unknown function but conserved in other organisms), with amino-acid sequence MKTFNVIIEKDTENFYIATVPELKGCHTQAKSLDVLMERVREAIELYP